In Devosia sp. XK-2, one DNA window encodes the following:
- a CDS encoding VOC family protein, producing the protein MKFASVRLIADDIKSMVAFYEMVTEKAAAWLAPQFAEIVTSAGTLAIGSAETVALFSAGSSKPRANRTAILEFMVDDIDAAFERLKDKAEIVHEPKLLPWGNRTFQIRDPEGSAVSLFMPFTDAAKARFGQR; encoded by the coding sequence ATGAAGTTCGCATCCGTCCGCCTCATTGCCGACGATATCAAATCCATGGTGGCGTTCTATGAGATGGTGACAGAAAAAGCCGCCGCCTGGCTGGCGCCGCAATTCGCCGAAATCGTCACCTCAGCCGGCACACTTGCCATCGGAAGTGCGGAAACAGTCGCCTTGTTCAGTGCGGGGAGTTCGAAGCCACGCGCCAACCGCACTGCAATCCTTGAATTTATGGTCGATGACATCGACGCTGCGTTTGAAAGGCTCAAAGACAAAGCAGAAATAGTACATGAGCCCAAGCTGTTGCCTTGGGGCAATCGGACGTTCCAGATTCGAGACCCTGAAGGCTCTGCCGTCAGCTTGTTCATGCCCTTTACCGATGCGGCCAAGGCGCGCTTCGGACAGCGCTAG